In Oceanobacillus sp. FSL K6-2867, one DNA window encodes the following:
- a CDS encoding DUF2249 domain-containing protein, translating to MNEKQYAVTLHAPDIRPKIRHVRILETFDRLKSGEVMHLSNTHDPKLLYYQFLIEREGSFHWEYVEEGPELWRVEIEKR from the coding sequence ATGAACGAGAAACAATATGCTGTAACCTTACATGCACCAGATATTAGACCAAAGATTCGTCATGTAAGGATTTTAGAAACATTTGATCGTTTAAAATCTGGAGAAGTGATGCATCTTTCGAATACGCATGATCCAAAACTTTTATACTATCAATTTTTAATTGAAAGGGAAGGTTCTTTCCATTGGGAATACGTAGAAGAAGGTCCAGAGCTTTGGAGAGTAGAGATTGAAAAGAGATAA
- a CDS encoding cupredoxin domain-containing protein: MKKGLLAILFIGLIFSLVACGGDESSSANEEADKREETVTEQSNESSASEESEEVTNEVNIVATDFDFNQDKFVVQSGEEATITLTNEEGHHGIAINELGVKIEGDGEAVIIPEEPGEYEIYCNIFCGEGHAEMVATLVVL, encoded by the coding sequence ATGAAAAAGGGTTTATTAGCTATCCTATTTATCGGATTAATATTTTCGCTCGTTGCTTGTGGAGGGGATGAAAGTAGTTCTGCAAATGAAGAAGCTGACAAAAGGGAAGAAACGGTAACAGAACAGTCTAATGAATCCAGTGCTTCTGAGGAATCGGAGGAAGTAACAAATGAAGTCAATATCGTTGCAACGGACTTTGACTTTAACCAGGATAAATTTGTCGTTCAATCCGGAGAGGAAGCAACGATTACATTAACAAATGAAGAAGGACACCATGGAATTGCGATTAATGAACTTGGCGTTAAAATTGAGGGGGATGGAGAAGCTGTTATCATTCCGGAGGAGCCAGGTGAATATGAAATCTACTGTAATATTTTCTGTGGGGAAGGTCACGCAGAAATGGTTGCAACATTAGTTGTTCTATAA
- a CDS encoding Crp/Fnr family transcriptional regulator, with protein sequence MYPDSVKKLLQRFPLFKSLTNYEITPILNIAQNRTYRQGSHVFMQDEPLTNVYFIHQGKIKIYRTDIHGKEQIINVLNDGDMFPHQGFFRNDNYPAHAEIMEEAVLTYIPTPLFEDFLINNPEVSIKIFRVLGDKIVDLQNRLEEKILRNTYEQIILLLLRLGKKYGIETAAEQLTLTTHFTNKDLANMIGSSRETVSRTLTQLKKKQLVLTDSDGNMVLDTKQLKEELF encoded by the coding sequence ATGTATCCAGATTCAGTGAAAAAGCTTTTACAGCGTTTTCCGCTTTTCAAAAGTTTAACAAATTATGAAATTACTCCGATTTTAAATATTGCCCAAAATCGAACATACAGACAGGGATCCCATGTTTTTATGCAAGATGAACCACTGACCAATGTGTATTTTATCCATCAAGGAAAAATTAAAATATATAGAACGGATATCCATGGCAAAGAACAAATCATTAATGTTTTGAATGATGGGGATATGTTTCCGCATCAAGGTTTTTTCCGCAACGATAATTACCCAGCACATGCCGAAATAATGGAGGAAGCCGTGCTTACTTATATTCCGACTCCATTGTTTGAGGACTTTTTAATCAACAACCCAGAGGTAAGCATTAAAATTTTCCGGGTTCTAGGAGACAAAATTGTTGACTTGCAAAACCGTCTTGAGGAAAAAATTCTGCGTAACACCTATGAACAGATTATTCTATTATTACTTCGACTTGGAAAAAAATATGGAATTGAAACCGCGGCAGAACAGCTTACTCTAACAACGCATTTTACCAATAAGGATTTAGCAAACATGATTGGATCAAGCAGGGAAACCGTTAGCAGAACGCTCACCCAATTAAAGAAAAAACAACTTGTATTAACAGATAGTGACGGGAACATGGTATTAGATACAAAACAATTAAAAGAAGAGTTATTTTAG
- a CDS encoding metallophosphoesterase, translating into MSKQMIQQEGKTAKVKNRKKRKRLALIIVALCILIFSIKAYMDTNIFKVNRVQFQTNKIPPGSDFTILQISDVHNKVFGDNNEKLLDTVEEIDADIIVLTGDLVDRRTDNFDHVFSLVERLKALNQHVYFVSGNHEWDNPNRKSLLDGLEKRDITILNNQQTELAINNVKLNLVGIDDASTNHEDLDRAFMNVDSESYTVLLSHTPSILDKYNDIPTDLILSGHTHGGQVRVPLIGALVAPDQGFFPKLEKGTYEFGTNQFLYIDSGVGTSVAPIRFLNQSQLSVIKVSGE; encoded by the coding sequence ATGTCAAAGCAAATGATTCAACAGGAAGGAAAAACTGCTAAAGTAAAAAATCGCAAGAAGCGAAAAAGATTAGCTCTCATTATTGTGGCTTTATGTATTCTTATATTTTCAATAAAAGCATATATGGATACCAACATTTTTAAAGTGAATCGCGTCCAATTTCAGACGAATAAAATACCACCTGGCTCCGACTTCACGATTCTCCAAATTAGTGATGTACATAATAAAGTTTTTGGTGATAACAATGAAAAGCTGCTAGATACCGTGGAAGAAATAGATGCTGACATTATCGTATTGACGGGTGATCTTGTAGATAGGCGTACAGATAATTTCGATCATGTCTTTTCATTGGTTGAGAGACTGAAAGCTTTAAATCAGCATGTCTATTTTGTCTCCGGTAACCATGAATGGGACAATCCAAATAGAAAGTCTCTATTAGATGGTCTTGAAAAAAGGGATATAACCATTTTAAACAATCAACAAACTGAGCTTGCAATAAATAATGTGAAGCTTAATCTAGTAGGAATTGATGATGCTTCAACCAATCATGAAGATCTCGATAGGGCGTTTATGAATGTGGATTCCGAAAGCTATACGGTTTTACTATCGCATACGCCTAGTATTCTGGATAAGTATAATGATATTCCAACGGATTTAATTTTGAGCGGTCATACGCATGGAGGACAAGTGCGAGTCCCGTTAATTGGTGCTTTAGTTGCTCCAGACCAAGGATTCTTCCCTAAGCTGGAAAAAGGGACATATGAATTTGGCACAAATCAGTTTCTTTATATTGATAGTGGTGTTGGGACAAGTGTTGCGCCAATCCGTTTCCTTAATCAAAGTCAGCTTAGCGTGATTAAAGTTTCTGGAGAATAA
- a CDS encoding SCO family protein, whose protein sequence is MIKERNTSALIIVIVFGFGLFFIGTDGFTAYTAEQARTMNLIEEKPQFPEVTIEDSKERVYSLSEFQGKYVLLTFIYTACTDVCLLLEMNLAQVYNQIPEQYIGEDIVFMSISFDPENDDPATLEHYRNYFNSDGETWRMARIPDQHELDELLASFGVIVIPDNNGHFAHNSAFYLVNPEGKLIDVMDYERIDEAASKVNAILQTEVGDKS, encoded by the coding sequence ATGATCAAAGAGCGGAATACATCAGCGCTCATCATTGTTATTGTGTTTGGCTTTGGGCTGTTTTTTATAGGTACAGACGGATTCACAGCCTATACAGCTGAACAGGCAAGAACAATGAATCTGATTGAAGAAAAGCCGCAGTTTCCTGAGGTAACAATAGAGGACAGCAAGGAAAGAGTATACTCTCTTTCCGAGTTTCAAGGAAAATACGTGTTGCTAACCTTTATTTATACAGCATGTACGGATGTTTGCTTGCTGCTTGAAATGAATCTCGCACAAGTTTATAACCAAATACCAGAACAATATATCGGTGAGGATATTGTATTTATGAGTATTAGCTTTGATCCTGAAAATGATGATCCAGCTACATTAGAACATTATCGCAACTATTTTAATAGTGATGGAGAAACATGGCGGATGGCGAGAATCCCTGATCAACATGAGCTCGATGAGCTGCTAGCTAGCTTTGGTGTCATCGTAATTCCAGATAATAATGGACATTTCGCACATAATTCCGCGTTTTATTTGGTCAACCCGGAAGGAAAGCTAATAGATGTGATGGATTATGAAAGAATTGATGAAGCAGCAAGTAAAGTTAATGCCATCCTGCAAACAGAAGTCGGGGATAAATCATGA
- a CDS encoding cbb3-type cytochrome c oxidase subunit I, which produces MELAEKSVFHHKVTEVLGVNAKDAKLSITFLVVSFTALLIGGILGLLQGLNRAGLFELPAWFDYYQTLTAHGILLLLVFTTTFAVGYFYAALSHTLGGLLPKVRKMGWIAFGSMVVGVVFVATTIIAGEASVMFTFYPPMQASPWFYIGLVFLVVGIWIAAFGAFINVAHWRKNHKGQHIPLLAFFATGVFVMLVFGSIGVAVEVLTLIPWAFGWKETINVMLSRTLFWSFGHTLVNIWYLTAISAWYVAVPKIIGGKGFSDGLTRLVVILLVILNIPGGFHHQIVDPGITESWKFIHVFMSLSIGFPSLMTAFAMFAVFERTGRRKGGKGLLGWFKKLPWGDVRFLAPFIAMAAFIPGGAGGIAQTNNQLNQVVHNSLWVVGHFHLTVGVTVALTFFGIAYWLIPYLSKREFTPQINRLGIIQTILWTVGMLFMSGSMHAVGLLGSPRRTSYTTYGGHQTALGWDPYLIFLAIGGTLLIVAVLLMVYIAVYLMFFAPKGKTEFPIAEQEADAFPAPKWTERWGLIIVLLIAIVAMGYVVPIFELLGVPGSPPFRTW; this is translated from the coding sequence ATGGAGCTAGCTGAAAAAAGCGTGTTTCATCATAAAGTTACGGAGGTATTAGGAGTGAATGCAAAGGATGCAAAGTTATCAATAACTTTTTTAGTCGTTTCTTTTACAGCACTATTAATTGGTGGAATTTTAGGGTTGCTGCAAGGGCTAAACCGGGCTGGATTATTCGAATTGCCAGCATGGTTTGATTATTATCAGACGCTTACAGCACACGGTATTTTATTGCTGCTTGTATTTACGACTACATTTGCTGTTGGTTATTTTTACGCGGCCCTATCCCATACACTCGGGGGACTTCTTCCTAAAGTAAGAAAAATGGGCTGGATTGCTTTTGGCTCTATGGTAGTTGGTGTTGTCTTCGTTGCAACAACTATTATTGCGGGTGAAGCTTCAGTTATGTTTACTTTTTACCCACCAATGCAAGCATCTCCATGGTTTTATATTGGATTAGTATTTTTAGTAGTAGGAATTTGGATTGCTGCATTTGGAGCATTTATCAATGTTGCGCATTGGAGGAAAAATCATAAAGGACAGCATATCCCATTGCTAGCTTTCTTCGCAACTGGTGTGTTCGTCATGCTTGTGTTTGGAAGTATTGGGGTTGCTGTTGAAGTATTAACGTTGATCCCATGGGCTTTTGGCTGGAAAGAAACCATTAATGTCATGCTTAGCCGGACATTGTTCTGGAGCTTTGGTCACACGCTGGTAAACATTTGGTATTTAACAGCAATTTCTGCATGGTATGTAGCCGTGCCGAAAATTATTGGGGGAAAAGGGTTTAGTGATGGATTAACACGTTTAGTCGTTATTCTATTAGTTATTTTGAATATTCCAGGAGGATTCCATCACCAAATTGTCGATCCAGGAATTACTGAAAGCTGGAAATTCATCCATGTATTTATGAGTTTATCCATTGGTTTTCCATCACTCATGACAGCATTTGCAATGTTTGCCGTATTTGAACGTACTGGCAGAAGAAAAGGCGGAAAAGGTTTATTAGGATGGTTTAAAAAATTACCATGGGGAGACGTTCGTTTCCTGGCACCATTTATTGCGATGGCTGCCTTTATCCCTGGTGGTGCAGGTGGCATTGCACAAACAAATAATCAGTTAAACCAAGTCGTTCATAATTCATTATGGGTTGTGGGACATTTCCATTTAACAGTGGGGGTTACCGTTGCATTAACATTTTTTGGGATTGCATATTGGCTAATTCCATATTTATCAAAACGTGAATTCACACCACAGATTAATCGCTTAGGTATTATCCAAACGATTTTATGGACAGTTGGTATGTTGTTTATGTCTGGGTCCATGCATGCAGTTGGGCTCTTAGGCTCACCACGCCGAACGTCCTATACAACTTACGGGGGCCATCAGACAGCCTTAGGCTGGGATCCATATTTGATTTTCCTTGCGATTGGAGGGACACTTCTGATTGTCGCAGTATTGCTCATGGTCTACATCGCAGTTTATCTGATGTTCTTTGCACCAAAAGGAAAAACTGAATTTCCAATAGCAGAGCAAGAAGCTGATGCTTTCCCTGCACCAAAATGGACGGAAAGGTGGGGACTCATAATTGTATTGCTAATTGCAATTGTCGCCATGGGATATGTCGTCCCAATCTTTGAGCTACTCGGTGTACCAGGATCCCCGCCGTTTAGAACGTGGTGA
- a CDS encoding cytochrome c oxidase subunit II, with amino-acid sequence MKLHRAEEIWLVVGVGIIILAMVFTGYQAFAHGMAPPSGMETLDPQKVDETAPFDNPGIFEIGENAYEVVMTLEAFRFNPNEIEIPAGSEVHFTMTSKDVVHGIQVIGTNINAMVTPGHVQRISQTFDTPGEYLVICNEYCGVGHQMMAMTIIVK; translated from the coding sequence ATGAAATTACATCGTGCTGAAGAGATTTGGTTAGTTGTCGGTGTTGGAATTATTATTTTAGCTATGGTTTTTACTGGTTACCAGGCTTTTGCGCATGGAATGGCACCACCAAGTGGGATGGAAACGCTGGATCCTCAGAAAGTGGATGAAACGGCACCATTTGATAATCCTGGCATTTTTGAGATTGGAGAGAATGCGTACGAAGTTGTTATGACACTGGAAGCGTTTCGTTTTAATCCAAATGAAATTGAAATACCAGCAGGATCAGAAGTGCATTTTACAATGACATCAAAGGACGTTGTGCATGGTATCCAGGTTATTGGTACAAACATTAATGCGATGGTAACGCCTGGACATGTTCAGCGAATTTCGCAAACATTTGATACACCTGGTGAATATTTGGTCATTTGTAATGAGTACTGTGGTGTTGGGCATCAAATGATGGCAATGACAATTATTGTGAAATAA
- a CDS encoding GNAT family N-acetyltransferase gives MVHLETITKNNWLDAISLRVREDQAGFVASNAISLAQLNFLEKFHAKGIFLHGEMIGFTLYGVDEEDNEYWIYRMMIDQKHQGKGYGVKSIQLIIDDIKMIKEEHHHTITLSYEPENQHAKHVYEKLGFQDVEGLINEGEQVMRFTF, from the coding sequence ATGGTCCATTTAGAAACGATTACGAAAAACAATTGGCTGGATGCTATTTCACTGCGTGTACGGGAAGACCAAGCGGGATTTGTAGCATCAAATGCGATATCACTTGCTCAATTAAATTTCCTCGAAAAATTCCATGCAAAAGGAATTTTTCTTCATGGGGAAATGATTGGATTTACACTCTATGGAGTGGACGAAGAGGATAATGAGTACTGGATTTATCGAATGATGATTGATCAAAAGCATCAAGGAAAAGGTTATGGAGTAAAATCGATTCAACTTATCATCGATGATATTAAGATGATAAAAGAAGAGCACCATCACACAATCACCCTGTCTTATGAACCAGAAAATCAACATGCAAAACATGTATACGAAAAATTAGGTTTCCAAGATGTAGAAGGGCTAATTAATGAAGGCGAACAAGTTATGCGCTTTACGTTTTAA
- a CDS encoding DoxX family protein, with product MTKNEAGSVILRIVLGITFFIHGLDKFQAGIGNIAGYFESLGIPGFLAYIVAFIELIGGIALILGIGTKIVSVLIAIIMLGAIFTAKLSLGFLDGYELDIALLAISIYLILADRTPFSLDYQIAVSKK from the coding sequence ATGACTAAAAATGAAGCAGGTTCCGTTATCTTAAGAATTGTTTTAGGGATAACTTTTTTCATACATGGTTTGGATAAGTTTCAAGCTGGAATTGGCAACATAGCAGGCTATTTTGAAAGTCTTGGAATCCCAGGATTTTTAGCATACATTGTCGCATTTATCGAATTAATTGGTGGTATTGCTCTAATTCTTGGTATTGGAACGAAAATTGTTTCTGTCTTAATCGCTATTATCATGCTAGGAGCTATCTTTACAGCGAAACTTTCCTTAGGATTTCTCGATGGATATGAATTAGACATAGCGCTGCTTGCCATTTCTATTTATCTAATTCTAGCAGACCGCACACCATTTTCACTGGATTACCAAATAGCAGTAAGTAAGAAATAA
- a CDS encoding DUF3298 domain-containing protein, which translates to MPISLPTEIQTFQISDGANKTVYYPRVFLTHNHELEQAINRSIVLKTQQLIDQQVGDSPTTLEEMLGYFEIKNNQRDVLSFTFTNYAYRYHAAHGMTFINSLTYDLKKQQPCELKDLFKPGSNYVERLSQLIQEQIKQRDIPLINEFKEIAPNQDYYIADKTIVIYFQLYDLTPYVFGFPMFPISVYDIQDIINEDGPLGRMAENN; encoded by the coding sequence ATGCCTATCTCTCTCCCAACAGAGATACAAACATTTCAGATAAGTGATGGAGCGAATAAGACTGTTTATTATCCACGAGTTTTCCTTACGCATAATCATGAGCTTGAGCAAGCAATCAACCGAAGCATTGTGCTAAAAACACAACAGCTGATTGATCAGCAAGTTGGAGATTCACCGACAACACTTGAAGAAATGCTAGGTTATTTTGAAATTAAAAATAACCAGCGTGATGTTCTAAGCTTTACCTTTACGAATTATGCTTACCGTTATCACGCTGCCCATGGAATGACCTTTATTAATTCCTTAACCTACGACCTTAAAAAGCAACAGCCTTGCGAACTCAAAGATTTATTTAAACCAGGCAGCAATTATGTCGAACGGCTCTCCCAATTAATTCAAGAACAAATTAAGCAACGTGATATCCCATTAATTAATGAATTTAAGGAAATCGCTCCGAATCAAGACTACTATATTGCAGACAAAACCATCGTTATTTATTTTCAATTATATGATTTAACACCATATGTGTTCGGCTTCCCAATGTTTCCAATATCTGTTTATGACATTCAGGATATTATTAATGAAGATGGACCACTTGGCAGAATGGCAGAAAATAATTAA
- a CDS encoding DUF4317 domain-containing protein, translating into MNKKDIANIRKQFKVNNDLLKLNEIFNVYIMKESSDIYHHQSTPFEMLEVEQQELFMANFKKVLTGQLDEKVFELKFQRDVENSSQLILHQGLLSPETEDWKEQMLKLVEKMLKDKQYEMDIVVTFIRGEYRKPMKRQSEEGEESEKNTVYSHPFILCSMNKTLDPKKELLFDYVEKEFKYNFVVDPIINLNAPISGFLFPCFTENAADVNHILYSAGKANELNYHFIEEVLNAEEAMTAGEDKIVFEEIVKKVVGDQIDTATLSNVYEEINRVVEENEEEDVPKLDYKDVEKVLKNSGIEDVDTEKVETAFKRVIDDESYELKASSIMPKYNSKSIKIKTKIADISISPQDLRYVRQIQFDGKLSLMIEVEENTVIEGFEVIPEVLFEKKQENEE; encoded by the coding sequence TTGAATAAAAAAGATATAGCAAATATTCGCAAGCAGTTCAAAGTAAATAATGATTTATTAAAACTTAATGAAATCTTTAATGTATACATCATGAAAGAATCGAGTGATATTTACCATCATCAAAGTACACCATTTGAGATGCTCGAAGTTGAACAGCAGGAACTATTCATGGCTAATTTTAAAAAAGTACTAACGGGTCAATTGGATGAAAAAGTATTTGAACTCAAATTCCAGCGTGATGTGGAAAATAGCAGTCAGCTTATTCTGCACCAAGGTCTGCTTAGTCCAGAAACAGAGGACTGGAAGGAACAAATGCTCAAGCTTGTTGAGAAAATGCTGAAGGATAAGCAATATGAAATGGATATTGTCGTAACGTTCATCCGTGGAGAATATAGAAAGCCGATGAAGCGCCAGAGTGAAGAAGGGGAAGAAAGCGAGAAAAACACCGTATACTCCCATCCCTTTATTCTATGCAGTATGAATAAGACACTAGATCCGAAAAAGGAATTATTGTTTGATTATGTGGAAAAGGAATTTAAATATAACTTTGTTGTGGACCCAATTATTAATCTGAACGCACCGATATCTGGATTTTTATTCCCTTGCTTTACAGAAAATGCGGCAGATGTAAATCATATTCTCTATTCAGCTGGGAAAGCGAATGAGTTAAACTATCATTTTATTGAAGAAGTATTAAATGCTGAAGAGGCTATGACTGCCGGAGAGGATAAAATTGTCTTTGAGGAAATTGTGAAAAAGGTTGTAGGCGATCAAATCGATACAGCTACGCTCTCGAATGTATATGAGGAAATCAATAGAGTCGTAGAGGAAAACGAAGAAGAAGACGTGCCAAAACTAGATTATAAGGATGTAGAGAAGGTACTGAAAAACAGTGGTATAGAGGATGTCGATACAGAAAAGGTCGAAACAGCGTTTAAACGAGTGATCGATGATGAATCCTATGAATTAAAAGCGAGCAGTATCATGCCGAAATATAATTCAAAGTCAATTAAAATAAAGACAAAAATAGCGGATATATCGATTAGTCCACAAGATTTAAGGTATGTCCGTCAAATTCAATTTGATGGCAAGCTCAGCTTAATGATTGAAGTAGAAGAAAATACGGTCATTGAAGGATTTGAGGTAATCCCAGAGGTTTTATTTGAAAAAAAACAAGAAAATGAAGAATAA
- a CDS encoding CBS domain-containing protein yields the protein MPQYIRDIMTSNVMTINETQSVQEAAAIMSQYNVGAIPVVNNSGQMVGIITDRDITLRTTAQGQNAQTPVSQVMTAQQMVQGTPDMGVHEAAQLMADQQIRRLPVVENGNLIGMVALGDLAVQNQYANEAEQALASISTPSAPQS from the coding sequence ATGCCACAGTATATAAGAGACATCATGACATCTAATGTTATGACAATCAATGAGACACAATCTGTACAAGAAGCAGCGGCTATTATGAGCCAGTATAATGTTGGGGCTATACCAGTTGTGAACAACAGTGGGCAAATGGTTGGGATTATAACAGACCGCGACATCACATTGCGTACAACTGCACAAGGTCAAAATGCCCAAACGCCAGTATCCCAAGTAATGACAGCCCAGCAAATGGTACAAGGAACTCCGGATATGGGTGTGCACGAGGCTGCACAATTAATGGCTGATCAGCAAATTCGCCGATTGCCTGTTGTAGAAAACGGTAACCTGATTGGAATGGTGGCATTGGGAGACTTAGCTGTTCAAAATCAATATGCTAATGAAGCTGAACAGGCGCTTGCCAGCATTTCCACACCATCTGCTCCACAATCGTAG
- a CDS encoding protein kinase: MDLIWKGLKLTLRIIRKIHQLFVDKPIKNGVMLNNRYKVLRVTGIGSFGIVYLCRDLKVNEKRVVKQLRPSKYRNNNEVELFENEIFVLRTLSHKQIPTFIESFSTNGNLFYVMKFMEGDNLENQIFPHKKTFNEKESLLILTQLLELVDYIHSKGIYHQDLRIPNILLNKKDLFLIDFGLAKHSTAVDSHHSLKDVLEWKQQDYYDLGEILLFLLYTTYSSKNKKALPWTEELSLEKETAYLLKRLLQINEPYLNANEISVDLQNALKIQQG; this comes from the coding sequence ATGGATCTTATTTGGAAAGGTTTGAAACTGACTTTGCGTATAATTCGAAAAATTCATCAGCTTTTTGTAGATAAGCCTATAAAAAATGGAGTAATGTTAAACAATCGTTATAAGGTATTACGTGTTACAGGAATTGGAAGCTTTGGTATCGTTTATCTGTGCAGAGATTTAAAAGTAAACGAGAAAAGAGTAGTCAAACAGCTTCGGCCAAGTAAGTACCGTAACAATAATGAAGTTGAGTTGTTTGAAAATGAAATCTTTGTTTTGCGTACGCTGAGCCACAAACAAATTCCGACGTTCATTGAATCCTTTTCAACGAACGGAAACTTATTTTATGTCATGAAGTTCATGGAGGGAGATAATCTGGAAAACCAAATTTTCCCACACAAAAAAACTTTTAATGAGAAAGAGTCACTACTAATTCTCACTCAACTGCTTGAATTAGTTGATTACATTCACAGCAAAGGCATTTACCATCAGGATTTACGTATCCCCAACATTTTACTGAATAAAAAGGACTTATTTTTGATCGACTTTGGCTTGGCAAAGCATAGCACTGCAGTTGATTCCCATCACTCACTTAAAGATGTTCTGGAGTGGAAGCAACAGGATTATTATGATTTAGGAGAAATACTTTTATTTTTGCTTTATACAACGTACTCTTCTAAAAATAAAAAAGCTCTTCCTTGGACAGAAGAACTTTCTTTAGAAAAGGAAACCGCTTATTTATTGAAAAGGTTATTGCAAATTAATGAACCATACTTAAATGCGAATGAAATTTCAGTTGATCTTCAAAACGCACTTAAAATACAACAGGGTTAA
- a CDS encoding formate/nitrite transporter family protein: MMETITAFSNTAVLKVNQLKNSKSKYFLMAMLAGLFVGLGIILIFTIGGQLDASNTPGTKIIMGISFGIALSLVIMAGADLFTGNNMIMTIGLLMKKTTALDAGRIWVYSYFGNFAGSILVAALFFYSGLASGDTATYITSAASVKMNAPFMELFVRGILCNILVCLAVWCSVKLKDETAKLIMIFWCLFAFITSGFEHSVANMTLLSLSLMVPHPETVSLAGLVANLIPVSVGNIVGGALFIGAAYWYGITDKRSKEQPAVKQRLKKEA; encoded by the coding sequence ATGATGGAGACAATAACTGCGTTTAGTAATACAGCCGTATTAAAAGTGAACCAATTAAAGAATAGTAAAAGCAAGTATTTTCTGATGGCGATGCTAGCTGGACTTTTCGTCGGACTTGGAATCATTCTGATTTTTACAATCGGTGGACAGCTTGATGCTTCTAATACTCCAGGCACTAAAATTATTATGGGTATTTCCTTTGGCATTGCTTTGAGTTTAGTCATCATGGCTGGAGCAGATCTGTTCACAGGGAATAATATGATTATGACCATTGGACTCTTAATGAAAAAAACAACTGCCCTAGATGCAGGCCGAATTTGGGTGTACAGTTATTTTGGTAATTTTGCCGGGTCCATTCTAGTTGCCGCACTTTTCTTTTATTCAGGGCTAGCATCGGGTGACACAGCCACCTACATTACTTCCGCAGCAAGTGTGAAAATGAATGCACCATTTATGGAATTGTTTGTTCGTGGAATACTTTGTAATATACTCGTTTGCTTGGCAGTTTGGTGCTCGGTCAAGCTGAAGGATGAAACAGCTAAATTAATCATGATATTCTGGTGTTTATTTGCTTTCATTACATCTGGCTTTGAACATAGTGTTGCGAATATGACATTACTATCACTTTCCTTAATGGTCCCGCATCCGGAAACTGTTTCACTTGCAGGTCTTGTCGCGAATTTAATCCCAGTATCAGTTGGTAATATAGTTGGAGGTGCTCTATTCATCGGAGCTGCCTATTGGTATGGAATAACTGATAAACGTTCGAAGGAACAGCCCGCGGTCAAACAAAGGCTTAAAAAGGAAGCCTAA
- a CDS encoding NAD(P)-dependent oxidoreductase, translating into MEQLYPMMMKLHGKKVVIVGGGQIALRKAKGLEGTGAAITVVSPRILEELKQLHDVTWKQKEFEEKDIEGAHLIFAATNNKSINKNVCACAVDFQWVNDISDSENSSFITPAIVRREKFILTISTSGASPILAKKLKQELEERYDDQMGELVNAYEKRRNKK; encoded by the coding sequence ATGGAGCAGTTGTATCCAATGATGATGAAACTGCATGGCAAGAAAGTTGTCATAGTTGGTGGAGGTCAAATAGCTCTGCGTAAAGCAAAAGGGCTTGAAGGAACAGGTGCAGCAATTACGGTGGTTAGCCCACGTATCCTCGAGGAGCTGAAGCAATTACATGATGTTACGTGGAAGCAGAAGGAATTTGAAGAGAAAGATATCGAAGGAGCACATCTGATTTTTGCAGCTACGAATAACAAATCAATTAATAAAAATGTTTGCGCGTGCGCCGTTGATTTTCAATGGGTCAATGATATAAGCGATAGTGAAAACTCTAGCTTTATCACGCCAGCAATCGTTCGAAGAGAGAAGTTTATTTTGACAATATCAACATCAGGAGCAAGTCCAATATTAGCGAAAAAACTGAAACAAGAGCTAGAGGAACGCTACGATGATCAGATGGGGGAATTAGTAAATGCTTACGAGAAAAGGAGAAATAAAAAATGA